ttaaattagcgctttaaggCGTACTTAGACGGcgtacttaaaaatattacaattattaaatatcgttattaaaaatttgtatgtatatgtattttatcaCGGAGAAGATTTATATGCATGCTATGCCCATTGGTGTACTTTGCACCAGGCGGCGCGGCGGCGCTGCAAATTATAAtagtttcaaagcgcctgcacaatataaactgcaattacgagacaggtACGTAATTATATAGCTAAACAATATTCGAatgcgctaagttatgatgtatatttgcctttaagatacatttctggttgaatttaaatcttgagtgttagaccactttatgataaagtacatgcacgtgtacaatggctataaacatacacagctTTTCTTGcccgtagcaacaaggcaaactctacatcggcgttgtaaaaatatttcacttgaaACCacaagtgcacatacacgggcaaagcttacgaaaagcgtgcgaagccgaaggaaacagctagtatgttacataataatttacttcCAGTAGACTACATCAACAAAAACCTACAaacttataactataaaatactgGTTTTACGTAAGTGGCGTACAATATTACATGTTTCATCAGAAGTATTACTTGGTAGTGTAATGGtttgtgaattatttataatgtgaTTCTTGTCCATCATTGACTACAGATTCTCAAAACGGCACGGATAATCTAGTAGATGTCCATATATTAATGGCTATAATACTGATTCCGATGGTGTCTACCGCAATGGTCCGCAACCTCAAGTTCCTCGTGCCATTCTCTGTCCTGGCCAACATCCTCACGGGAGCGGGGGTGTGCCTCACTATGTACATCTCTATGCACGACCTGCCTCCCGTCACCTCCAGGAATGCGGTTGGCAGCATTTCAACGATTCCGCTGTTCTTCGGAACCGTAATCTACTGTTTTGAAGGTATTGGATTGGTGAGTGTTGTGTTTTAACCATACAGGGAAAAGTGGATAGGGACTTTAGCTCTTGTTGTTTGTTCGTTTTAATTGAAGCGTGTGGTTTGGTGCCTTAATGCGGAGCACGGTGTGTTTAGAAGATAACGTATAGCAAGAGGTACAGAATGCCATAGTCTATTgctataaaaaactcaaattatcaagtgttttttctcaaaaaatgtttGCTGCTTCTGACTTGTGCAAGCGTATTTAAAAAGTGGTCGTGCTCACAGATtccgttgaaacaagtaccgtactctaagtgttttaataaaaattgtcccaaaatagttggtgtctagtaaattttttataaatatagcctacttttttgttatttgacttttaaaatgtctaacaggcgccattttgttaatattaaagaaagcAACACAATTTtttcctcttacctattcaaacctatctgccaaatttgttttctttagttttactagtttttagagataataatgtttaataaaaaaatacaaaatggcggctggcAGCTGAACGaattagaaattgaaaaaaattattcttcatttttagcttagaatcacacaaagaaatttaaaatacataaacagcccatcctttttgttacaccctgtgtTAGTTTCTATATATTGGTTAGTATCATTTACACTACAATCTTATAtccaaaataattctttaattttcattgtctttatattctaacaataaagttatgggtttataataactgaaataaaaaataaaaattctagaaCAAACTCTTGCCAAGTATCTTGTAAACACGCCACCTATTGTTCCATATCTtgttgtacttatatttttatcttttgacattgttgcatttaatatatcttacaaaaaatcaattaatggTTAACgtttcttaagaaaaaaaatgtattcaaattcgttttagataatttattattttttaagtgtgTGCAAGGTGAGGCCcgatgtaattgagtaaaggttataagTATAAGCAACAGAACGACTTATTTTCTTCCggaattaaattacattacagcTTTGTAAGCTAGAAAACatgaaatcaatttattattaacctttttttaaatctcgtcaggacgatactagtagtgaactggaataggaattaatattaaccgtgcttAATTCAATCTTAGAATCTGATGAGCTTTATATACTGCTATTAAATAATACAGTacgttaataaattttacttttgattcattaataaataaattagtagttcgtagatttataTAAATCCGTGTTTTAACATAATATGTTTGAGTCTCATGCAACATTAATTGTTTGGCGTTAGAAGTTTTTTAGTGCGTTAAAGTCAACATAGCAGAGTAGTTAACATACTAATAGTAGAGTAacagaattaattttgtaaatgtttacatcttTTACATGGGAACTTTAGTAACCAAGCCTGAACAATTACATAAACAAGGAAAGTCTGCACGAGCAGGGACAAATCCGGACGACGCGAAATTTCGGACAACAATTACGTCagtaataatatgagtaaactgatcgaacagatagaaaacaaatcattgtataACACCACTAAAGCATTTCGTTATTGCCTTATAATATGTAATGATGTATgatattgtgatttatatttcccttttaatctctCCTAACAGATTTGTCATTAACGTCAACTTTTGTTTAGTTCAGATCGGGTGTGtatataacggtttgtttacgtttcTATAAAGCTGTCTTTCTATTTTgtaatcttgtgcaaaatatacATCCATAGCCCACCAAAAGAGTTACTTCAACAAGGAGTGacaacagtaacctctcactagcacacCTGGATAGCTACTGTATATTAGAAAAATCTGACATCAAAATTGCCGCGATAGTCCGCTCCTagtggctacagagcgaacaagcgtgccGTGACGCGGAACGAAAGCTTTTCCTCCGTGCAAAACATACTCCCATAGCCCGCCAAATGAAGTAGTTTACTTCAACAAGGAGTGACAGTAACTCTCACTCGAACGCCTGGATAGCTAATGAACGTATGTCGTATATTAGAAAAatctgacatcaaaatggccgcgatgGTCCCGCTCCTagtggctacagagcgaacaagcgtacCGTGACGCGGTACGAAAGCTTTCCTCCGAGCAAAACATACTTCCATAGCCCGCCAAatgaagtagtcacttcaataattCAGCTACCTGGGCTCTTATCtaaattctaataatttgtttgtttctgcattttatttattatgtaacaataacaaatacatgATTTAATTCTGTTTCCATTTCGTCAGGTCCTGCCACTCCAGAGTGAGATGAAGAATCCAGACAAGTTTTGGAAGCAGGTTCGGAGTGCTGAACGTAGGCATGACTATCGTGGGGTGCGCCCTGCTCTGGGTGGGGTTCGTTGGATACCTCAAGTACGGGGAAGATGTAGCTGGCAGCCTCACTCTCAACTTGCCTAAAAATAGCCTGTAAGTAGACTGAGAACAGAGTTCGCTAGAAAAAATCATAAACCTAATATTGAGCTCCCTCAGCAGAGATATGTATCAATCGAAATTCAAGACAGCAAAGATTACTTTTCTAATTCTACTGAGAGAACTTCAAACGAATCTCAAAACAATGAATTTTTGTTAAGACATAAGGAAGAGTGCATTGGGGATAACGTGAATTAACCCGAGGGCTAATACAACTTCCATCATGAAATGCCTTATTGCTTGATTATCTTCTATTGGACAGAGCATGGAATTGATTCATTTCTCATTTACTCATACGGAAGAATACTATTCTCACTGAAAACACGAGACGAATTTCACCTCATAAAATGGGTGACAAATATGTAATCCATTACATCCTCATTGTTAActcaacaaacaaataaaatgatactcagttgtcaaagaaaaataaaaaatgaatataatagaAACGACTACTTCATATATTAACAGATATTTATTGATCCATAAGAATGTAGCCTACGTGGCAGATGTGTGGGTCCAAGGCAGGTCGTGTTCTAAATGAGGGACGTTGTAATATTCTCCATGTATGGTGAAGTGAAAGGAAAGTGAATAAGTAATATTCTATCTCAATTTATATATTGGAAATGAGAATTAAAAGTCTTGAATTTCCGCAATGATACTTTAGATTTACGTTCGacccaattaaaataaaatgcgtTACATATCACATCAAGAATCAAACATGTTTCTTTCTAAAGAACATTGCAATCCGTTTATTGTGAGTTTCTAACACAAAATGATATCACAAGAGTACATACATGTAAAATGGATTGGCTCCTCTAAGCTAACAGCGGTGTTGAATTTGccacaactttttaattaaacgTAGATGAGGGTGGCAACTCGTTCTTTAGAGAAATGTACACAATTAGTATAAATCgtgtcaatatttaaaacaattcaaatagaattaaattgtatttcatagtaaaaaaataatattgcattacattaccaaaataagttaataataaattatttatataatataaagtgttatacatacttacatatatataaatatacgcatacacacacacacacacacacacacacacacacacacacacacacacacacacacatcacaaagatttttacacaaaatagatacagatgttattaatttatgagCCACTCTTCATCAACAATTAAGAGCGGTCATTTTAGTCTACGTATTAACGTACCCAACGTTTGGAAGGAGGACACAGCTAAAGGTAATGGGTTTATAGAGCGTAAGAGCTGTGAATGTATAAAACATGTGTAGGCCTATACTTCTAATTTGTGAAAAGGCATGGGGATGTTAGTTGGGTTTAATATCTGTAATCAAATTTGTATTCACATCTAAACAGTATGTGTGACTACACATTGGTTTGTCCCAAAAATTAAGTAGCCTATTGCttgcattaaaaacatttcttatcctatgtgtttttatatttcccagagaaaaattcataaactttgTTTTACGCTCAATACCACGTTATTTATCGCAAACCACAATTTAAACTGGCCAAGAACCTTTTGCATTACACCAcacattgttttataacttatAGTGGAATAGCAAAGGGCAGTGCCATCCGTAAAACAAGTGTTACAGAATACTATACATTTCCATTAAACAAACTATTGCTATAGACTAAGAATAGTATTGGGATATAAACTGACCCTTTTGGGGCTTGAAATTTAATTGGGAGAGTTGAACCGAAGGAGTTTAGTAATTTTGCACATTGAGGTCGATTGGTTGGatagttcttttttttaactattcgTAAGAAAATTCCTCTAACTCCGGTTAATATTTATACGTTCAAACTTTTTCTACGTGGATTTGGAGAAATCTTTTACGAACATTTGGTATTTATGCGAGGGATACAACTACTTTGCTTCATAAAATTTGACTTATTGCAACTTAGTCCCACTATCTGGTCATTGACCACTTGGAATATCAAGTAAAAAGTAAGGCCTCTGTGCTCTTTATAACCTTTTATAcgtgtttatattgttttatattattgatcaACCAGAGAATCTAGTCTAAACTCAATTGATAAGGTCCCAACAAGGCTATAATCCACCAAATTCGTGAGATGGATCATTTTGTCTTTTTCAATTAGCCGTATTTCAGTGAGAATTGCACTATACGTTGCAGTAAGTTGAGGGAGGATCTATATTATTCAAAAAGCAAGGTCATGCTGTTTTTAGTTTCCGTGAAGAGGTCTCACGATCGCAATTGGGATATATTACGATACCCTTCATTTCCATGTCGCGGTCCACATTAGTGTGATCTGGCTACAACAGGATGTTCGGTTACTGTTTCAGGTTCTCTCATGTGGTCCAGCTCACGATCGCAATTGGGCTATATTCCCATACCCTTCAATTCCATGTCGCGGGCACATTAGTGTGATCTGGCTACAACAGAATGTTCGGTACTGTTTCAGGTTCTCTCATGTGGTCCAGCTCACGATCACAATTGGGCTATATTCCCATACCCTTCAATTCGATGTTGCGGTCACATTAGTGTGATCTGGCTACAACAGGATGTTAGTTACTGTTTCAGGTTCTCTCATGTGGTCCAGCTCACGATCACAATTGGGATATATTCCCATGTCCTTCAATTCCATGTTGCGGTCACATTAGTGTGATCTGACTACAACAGGATGTTCGGTACTGTTTCAGGTTCTCTCATGTGGTCCAGCTCACGATCGCAATTGGGATATATTCCCATGTCCTTCAATTCCATGTTGCGGTCACATTAGTGTGATCTGACTACAACAGGATGTTCGGTACTGTTTCAGGTTCTCTCATGTGGTCCAGCTCACGATCGCAATTCGGCTATATTCCCATACCCTTTAATTCCATGTCGCGGTCACATTAGTGTGATCTGACTACAACAGGATGTTCGGTACTGTTTCAGGTTCTCTCATGTGGTCCAGCTCACGATCGCAATGGGCTATATTCCCATACCCTTCAATTCCATGTCGCGGTCACATTAGTGTGATCTGGACTACAACAGGATGTTCGGTACTGTTTCAGGTTCCCTCATGTGGTCCAGCTCACGATCGCAATTCGGCTATATTCCCATACCCTTTAATTCCATGTTGCGGTCACATTAGTGTGATCTGACTACAACAGGATGTTCGGTACTGTTTCAGGTTCTCTCATGTGGTCCAGCTCACGATCGCAATTGGGATATATTCCCATGCCCTTCAATTCCATGTCGCGGTCACATTAGTGTGATCTGACTACAACAGGATCTTCGGTACTGTTTCAGGTTCTCTCATGTGGTCCAGCTCACGATCGCAATTGGGCTATATTCCCATACCCTTCAATTCCATGTCGCGGTCACATTAGTGTGATCTGACTACAACAGGATGTTCGGTACTGTTTCAGGTTCTCTCATGTGGTCCAGCTCACGATCGCAATTGGGCTATATTCCCATACCCTTCAATTCCATGTCGCGGTCACATTAGTGTGATCTGACTACAACAGGATGTTCGGTACTGTTTCAGGTTCTCTGAAGTGGTCCAGCTCACGATCGCAATTGGGCTATATTCCCATACCCTTCAATTCCATGTCGCGGTCACATTAGTGTGATCTGACTACAACAGGATGTTCGGTACTGTTTCAGGTTCTCTCATGTGGTCCAGCTCACGATCGCAATTGGGCTATATTCCCATACCCTTCAATTCCATGTTGCGGTCACATTAGTGTGATCTGACTACAACAGGATGTTCGGTACTGTTTCAGGTTCTCTCATGTGGTCCAGCTCACGATCGCAATTGGGCTATATTCCCATACCCTTCAATTCCATGTCGCGGTCACATTAGTGTGATCTGACTACAACAGGATGTTCGGTACTGTTTCAGGTTCTCTCATGTGGTCCAGCTCACGATCACAATTGGGCTATATTCCCATACCCTTCAATTCCATGTTTGCGGTCACATTAGTGTGATCTGACTACAACAGGATGTTCGGTACTGTTTCAGGTTCTCTCATGTGGTCCAGCTCACGATCACAATTGGGCTATATTTCCCATACCCTTCAATTCCATGTTGCGGTCACATTAGTGTGATCTGACTACAACAGGATGTTCGGTACTGTTTCAGGTTCTCTCATGTGGTCCAGCTCACGATCACAATTGGGCTATATTCCCCATACCCCTTCAATTCCATGTTGCGGTCACATTAGTGTGATCTGACTACAACAGGATGTTCGGTACTGTTTTCAGGTTCTCTCATGTGGTCCAGCTCACGATCGCAATTGGGCTATATTCCCATACCCTTCAATTCCATGTCGCGGTCACATTAGTGTGATCTGACTACAACAGGATGTTCGGTACTGTTTCAGGTTCTCTGAAGTAGTCCAGCTCACGATCGCAATTGGGCTATATTCCCATACCCTTCAATTCCATGTTGCGGTCACATTAGTGTGATCTGACTACAACAGGATGTTCGGTACTGTTTCAGGTTCTCTCATGTGGTCCAGCTCACGATCGCAATTGGGCTATATTCCCATACCCTTCAATTCCATGTTGCGGTCACATTAGTGTGATCTGACTACAACAGGATGTTCGGTACTGTTTCAGGTTCTCTCATGTGGTCCAGCTCACGATCGCAATTGGGCTATATTCCCATACCCTTCAATTCCATGTTGCGGTCACATTAGTGTGATCTGACTACAACAGGATGTTCGGTACTGTTTCAGGTTCTCTCATGTGGTCCAGCTCACGATCACAATTGGGCTATATTTCCCATACCCTTCAATTCCATGTTGCGGTCACATTAGTGTGATCTGACTACAACAGGATGTTCGGTACTGTTTCAGGTTCTCTCATGTGGTCCAGCTCACGATCGCAATTGGGCTATATTTCCCATACCCTTCAATTCCATGTTGCGGTCACATTAGTGTGATCTGACTACAACAGGATGTTCGGTACTGTTTCAGGTTCTCTCATGTGGTCCAGCTCACGATCACAATTGGGCTATATTCCCATGCCCTTCAATTCCATGTTGCGGTCACATTAGTGTGATCTGACTACAACAGGATGTTCGGTACTGTTTCAGGTTCTCTCATGTGGTCCAGCTCACGATCGCAATTGGGCTATATTCCCATACCCTTCAATTCCATGTCGCGGTCACATTAGTGTGATCTGACTACAACAGGATGTTCGGTACTGTTTCAGGTTCTCTGAAGTAGTCCAGCTCACGATCGCAATTGGGCTATATTCCCATACCCTTCAATTCCATGTTGCGGGTCACACATTAGTGTGATCTGGCTACAACAGGATGTTCGGATGTTCGGTACTGTTTCAGGTTCTCTCATGTGGTCCAGCTCACGATCACAATTGGGATATATTCCCATACCTTCAAACTCCATGTTGCGGTCACATTAGTGTGATCTGGCTACAACAGGATGTTCGGTACTGTTTCAGGTTCTCTCATGTGGTCCAGCTCACGATCGCAATTGGGATATATTCCCATGCCCTTCAACTCCATGTTGCGGTCACATTAGTGTGATCTGGACTACAACAGGATGTTCGGTACTGTTTCAGGTTCTCTCATGTGGGTCAGCTCACGATCGCAATTGGGCTATATTTCCCATACCCTTCAACTCCATGTTGCGGTCACATTAGTGTGATCTGACTACAACAGAACAGGATGTTCGGTACTGTTTCAGGTTCTCTCATGTGGTCCAGCTCACGATCGCAATTTGGGCTATATTCCCATACCCTTCAACTCCATGTTGCGGTCACATTAGTGTGATCTGACTACAACAGGATGTTCGGTACTGTTTCAGGTTCTCTGAAGTAGCTCCAGCTCACGATCGCAATCGGGCTCCTCTTTTCCTACGCCCTCCAGTTTCACGTCGCTGTTACGTTCGTGTGGCCCGACTACAACCGAAAGTACGGGCCCTTTAAGCACCCTGTGTTGGCTGAGTGTGGGATCAGGCTGGGCATGGCCCTTATCACGTGTGAGTAGAAACATTCTTGTGTCATGGTTGATTTAGTGCAATAAATTGTGTACTAAAACTCATGAATATTAGTTGTAGTAGTACAGTTTGTACAGGAACAAAAATTTAAGCCATAACCGGTATGTTTGTAGCCAACAGTGCGTAATCTTTTCGGCACCTTCTCGTGATCATTGtgattattttttctttcatcTACATTTGGCCTCAGATAATTACGTATTTAGGGTTACATTAGAAATCTAAATATATAGTAGTGTGTTTATATTCATGAAGATAACCATTAGAATATAATTCTCTTACGAATAtgcattataatattatgttttcaaaatactggggcatagttttatttttgtgtgagcTATGTTTGTTCTATGTAGAAAATGTTATGCTTTATTTTGTTTGGCAATGGTAATTGCTCTTAATTTTACATctgttctaaaattttttatagtatttaatttcattaaattttcgaactattttggtattttttaaagctataaaGAGTTACATTGCGCATATTgacttttctaaaattaaatatttaaatgcctGCGAAAATACGTAATATTaagtttgattaattttaaagttaaatggttcaggaatatttataatactattatgaTGGGACTTCAGTGTCTACAAATAggatttttaaattccaaaataccATTAGGACTGAGAAAGGAGGTCTCTTTAATTTGATTTCTCACTTGACTTTACgtgttcaaacattttaaattgttttataattggcTCCCACGGTCTAAACTGAGTAAATGTGAAGTCCAAACCAAAGCGTTATGTATTCATTTATGATCTTCCCCAATTTTCTGAATATGTAACATGTCCGTTCAGAAAACATACTCAAAATGGTTATAGCGAGTAACGATAGTTTTATTCCTACTCATAATAAGTTTTGTTTAGATGTTTTTCAAGTGTGATTTTTTGGAGTTTATATATCCATCCTAACTAACTATTAGATACTAAATTCCATGTTCGTAAAAAACACCACCTTTCAATTTTTGCCAAGTGTTAACCGTTATTAATTTCTTTTGGAAAAGATTACATATGGTCACTAaactaattaaagaaataaatttaacatttagtaacatttagtaaattttagtcCATTAGGACTTCCTTTCTTAGTCCTAATGGTATTTTGTATAgcctcaaatttatatttacgtgATGTTGCAGTTGTCGCAGCAGAAGTGGTGCCCAAGCTAGGGATTGTTCATCTCCTTGCTGGGTTCTGTGAGCAGTACAAGCCTTGGCTCTGGTGTTCCCACCTCTGTGCGAGACCTGGCACTACACTGGGACACCAGGACACCAGCTAGACTCACATGCATAGCCTCAAATTTTATATTACGTGATGTTGCAGTTGTCGCAGCGGAAGTGGTGCCCAAGTTAGGATTGTTCATCTCCTTGCTGGGTTCTATGAGCAGTACAGCCTTGGCTCTGGTGTTCCCACCTCTGTGCGACCTGGCACTACACCTGGGGGACTAGACGCTTGACACCAGCTAGACTCACATGCATAGCCTCAAATTTATATTACGTGATGATGTTGCAGTTGTCGCAGCGGAAGTGGTGCCCAAGTTAGGATTGTTCATCTCCTTGCTGGGTTCTGTGAGCAGTACAGCCTTGGCTCTGGTGTTCCCACCTCTGTGCGACCTGGCACTACACTGGGGACACCAGTAGACTCACATGTATAGCCTCAAATTTATATTACGTGATGTTGCAGTTGTCGCAGCGGAAGTGGTGCCCAAGCTAGGATTGTTCATCTCCTTGCTGGGTTCTGTGAGCAGTACAGCCTTGGCTCTGGTTGTCCCACCTCTGTGCGACCTGGCACTACACTGGGGACACCAGCCAGGCCCAAACTATATCTCTTCGACTGCGTTTCTCTTCTCCTCCGCTGTCGTCGGTTTCAGCACGGGGACTTTCTACAGCCTGAGGGACATCATCAGGGCATTCTTCTATTCCCCCGGACGTGACAGGACCCATGACCACAGCGGTTCTGCCAAAAGCCCTTAGTCAGATTCTCTACTTACTTTGTCTACCTGGTCAGTCTTCACTGCAAGTTGACAAGAGTACAAACAGTGCCTTATTGATTTTATCGTAGTTATAAGAAAACAACGACGCCTGTGTTGTAAACAAGGGAAAACACATTCAATgtatttttaggttatgttttatgcgattcaataattaattaaccaaaGAAATTATAAGTAAGAAAACAAAATCAGATTCAATATTGTCAATTTGTAtagcttattttaataaattgggtTATTAGAAGACTAAGCAATTATTTGTCTTACTTAGAAATTTTACAGCATAATCTCAtgccaaaaattaaaatgttgatcTTAGAAATACAGCATTTTAATTATCTATCGTATAGAAATAGGAACTAACGATTGACTATTGTAATCAGCACTTTTATATACtactagttataaaaatgtattgcactTTCATGAAGTATTTTAATGTTGAGGAATCTCTCATTGTATGAGCTACTTATACTTTTGAAATTGAATAGTTTAACCTAGAAGTGTGGgaaaccagcatattttatgtcggttgtaatttatgtgtgttgtgcggaaccagcatattgtatgtcggttcagtttttcattaaaaataattatttatcttcaaacaatcaccatgtttttggtatcattgaaattgtgagattccactctacaattttcatataaacttttatttttctaacttcaatattacggtcgtggtgaaatgttttctgaagaagtcatcatttgagttgaatttcacgggtggccgggtcaaagaaatacgtcattttaaaaccaatcacagcaagttaCGTATTGCCTGCAAACAGTGCTGCCATATGTCAATAGACGCGGAATGAAATTATTCTTCCTTCCAGTACAAACAGAAAGTCATTTAGAacgaatagttgatttactatgaatattctaaaaagggacaattctaaagttgtaaaccagcattattttatgctggttagtataataacattcacacagttatttattgtcaataaagaaaataaaaaaaaacagtgtaaagtgaaagaaacgatCTACCGGTACAATCTTTGAAcggtaaatttagttcagtaggtttccAGCAGTGCGTAACGAAAGAGATGAATCACGGGCCGTCGCatcaagaccaacccaacccatccCTGTCGGCCATTGTTGACCATTTCATTTCACCACGAGcttatttttttaccgattttcataatttaggtctctattttttcaggttgaaatactcaactgcataaatgcatatgaaatgacaaaaacattataaaacaatgttattttgaactataatatctattgtttatatattgtcaaaaattttacaatgcaaggttttacCAATATATTTGAcgcacaacaattattttttactcaatttcaaaaaattattgagtatatttctttcaaaacattatgtgctaacataatataacaagtaaaacaatttaaaaaaggttttccatattttttttacattgcaaaccagattattttttatgagtaaattcttcaacgtgcgactgttcacaaaaaatgtcataactcagttccttctcaaagtatttgaacatatcttatattttattttagctaaaaCAACATACGTACTAAGGGTATATTCAAAAagtacataaacataaagtataagtgaaaacatttttagcttgtttctgaattttgttataaaatattttcatttttcaaaagattttttttttttgtaagcttataataaaataatagtttattttgttgttgtttacttttagtgttatcaaatagcatgtataatttacaatagaaaactgtgttttcatataaattatatagtcacatttggaggtaacaaaaatgaaaagcccaaacccttgtacattttagtaaattttcgcttatgtaaaaaa
The window above is part of the Homalodisca vitripennis isolate AUS2020 unplaced genomic scaffold, UT_GWSS_2.1 ScUCBcl_4882;HRSCAF=11314, whole genome shotgun sequence genome. Proteins encoded here:
- the LOC124373123 gene encoding LOW QUALITY PROTEIN: proton-coupled amino acid transporter 1-like (The sequence of the model RefSeq protein was modified relative to this genomic sequence to represent the inferred CDS: deleted 1 base in 1 codon), with product MLCPLVYFAPGGAAALQIIIVSKRLHNINCNYETDSQNGTDNLVDVHILMAIILIPMVSTAMVRNLKFLVPFSVLANILTGAGVCLTMYISMHDLPPVTSRNAVGSISTIPLFFGTVIYCFEGIGLVLPLQSEMKNPDKFGSRFGVLNVGMTIVGCALLWVGFVGYLKYGEDVAGSLTLNLPKNSLFSEVVQLTIAIGLYSHTLQFHVAVTLLQLTIAIGLLFSYALQFHVAVTFVWPDYNRKYGPFKHPVLAECGIRLGMALITFVAAEVVPKLGLFISLLGSVSSTALALVVPPLCDLALHWGHQPGPNYISSTAFLFSSAVVGFSTGTFYSLRDIIRAFFYSPGRDRTHDHSGSAKSP